One genomic segment of Myxococcales bacterium includes these proteins:
- a CDS encoding phosphotransferase, protein MHGDARELRFIARATGATRVERGDHIQTLWSGYGELYRVHLHGADSDTAVIKSVKPPRQSRASDRSHARKCKSYDVELAWYRTYAARSNADCRVPSLIAGEKTDVGWLFVLEDLDAAGFSIRQGRGLDAAAIDRCLAWLAAFHARFLNTPPEGLWKTGTYWHLATRPDELAAIEDAQLRAAAPHIDAALRAGKFRTLVHGDAKLANFCFGDGAVAAVDFQYVGGGCGMSDVAYFLGSWSDDGSDPEEQLHLDAYFAHLRRALAGQSVDADALEAEWRALYPIAAVDFYRFLAGWAKSYWAGDTQGQRVVRDVLRELRGLAT, encoded by the coding sequence ATGCACGGCGATGCCCGTGAGCTGCGCTTCATCGCCCGCGCGACCGGCGCAACGCGCGTCGAGCGAGGGGACCACATCCAGACGTTGTGGAGCGGGTACGGCGAGCTCTATCGGGTCCACCTCCACGGGGCAGACTCGGACACGGCCGTAATCAAGTCGGTGAAACCGCCGCGTCAGTCGCGAGCTTCGGATCGCTCCCATGCCCGCAAGTGCAAGTCGTACGACGTGGAGCTCGCCTGGTATCGAACCTACGCTGCACGCAGCAACGCCGATTGTCGGGTGCCAAGCTTGATTGCTGGGGAAAAAACCGACGTGGGCTGGCTGTTTGTGCTCGAAGACCTCGACGCCGCGGGCTTCTCCATTCGCCAAGGCCGCGGCCTCGATGCGGCCGCCATCGATCGCTGTCTCGCGTGGCTCGCCGCGTTCCACGCGCGATTCCTGAACACACCCCCCGAAGGGCTGTGGAAGACCGGAACCTACTGGCATCTCGCCACGCGCCCGGACGAGCTGGCCGCGATCGAAGACGCGCAGCTGCGCGCCGCCGCCCCGCACATCGATGCGGCGCTCCGCGCAGGAAAGTTCCGCACCCTGGTGCACGGCGACGCCAAGCTCGCAAACTTCTGCTTCGGCGACGGCGCGGTCGCGGCGGTCGACTTTCAGTACGTCGGCGGCGGCTGTGGCATGAGCGACGTGGCCTACTTTCTCGGCAGCTGGTCGGACGATGGCAGCGACCCCGAGGAGCAGCTGCACCTGGACGCCTACTTCGCGCACCTCCGGCGCGCGCTCGCGGGCCAGTCGGTCGACGCGGACGCACTCGAAGCGGAGTGGCGGGCGCTCTACCCGATCGCGGCCGTCGACTTCTACCGGTTCCTGGCGGGCTGGGCGAAGTCGTACTGGGCAGGCGACACCCAAGGGCAGCGTGTCGTCCGCGACGTGTTGCGCGAGCTTCGCGGACTTGCGACCTGA
- the glgB gene encoding 1,4-alpha-glucan branching protein GlgB — translation MRGPTEAVHRLFQGDHHEPHQVLGAHPLSIGGRSGVVVRAFHPDATRAECLLSGGRTLGMVAIEKGLFAVFVPGEELPLAYRLRFHFADGKSWERGDPYRFLPTVGEVDAHLFGEGNHRQLWRVLGANLRTIDGESGTAFAVWAPNARRVSLIADFNGWDGRLSPMRSLGSSGIWELFVPDVAPGALYKFEIKTHDGGLRFKADPLAQLAELPPATASVVSESSHVWRDGKWMTERGTQDVTRRPMNIYEVHLGSWKRVPEEGNRSLNYREAAVQLVEHCKRLGFTHIELMPVAEHPFFGSWGYQVTSYFAPSTRYGSPDDFRWLVDHCHQNGIGVIIDWVPAHFPKDDFALRRFDGTALYEHEDPRLGEHPDWGTLIFNFGRPEVRNFLLASALYWLVDLHVDGLRVDAVASMLYLDYSRAEGEWLPNEHGGRENIAAIEFLKATNHIIREEVPGAFTIAEESTSWAGVTRDAREGGLGFTFKWNMGWMHDTLEYFRKDPVHRGYHQNQLTFSMIYEFHERFINSISHDEVVHGKGSLYSKMPGDHWQKLANLRLLHAYQYTRPGKQLVFMGNEIGQEREWNHDGSVDWHLLEEPDRRKLQVFFEALGRLYAGTPAFWENDPNPYSFEWIDCSDSANCVFSFLRRGGGQHVLVVMNMTPVPRMDYRVGAPEPGSYVELLSTDDVAFGGSDVETASLVETEEVPAHGRPQSLRLTLPPLGLLVLGRPEP, via the coding sequence ATGCGCGGCCCAACCGAGGCCGTGCACCGACTCTTTCAGGGGGATCATCACGAGCCGCACCAAGTCCTCGGTGCGCACCCGCTCAGTATTGGCGGACGGAGCGGCGTCGTCGTGCGTGCGTTCCATCCCGATGCAACACGCGCCGAGTGCCTGCTGTCCGGCGGTCGAACCCTCGGGATGGTTGCCATCGAAAAGGGATTGTTCGCCGTGTTCGTCCCGGGCGAGGAGCTACCCCTTGCCTATCGGTTGCGGTTCCACTTCGCCGACGGGAAATCCTGGGAGCGAGGCGATCCCTATCGGTTCTTGCCGACGGTGGGCGAAGTCGACGCGCACCTGTTCGGTGAGGGCAACCATCGCCAGCTCTGGCGCGTGCTCGGCGCCAACCTGCGCACCATCGACGGAGAGAGCGGCACCGCGTTCGCCGTCTGGGCGCCGAACGCGCGCCGCGTGAGCTTGATCGCGGACTTCAACGGTTGGGATGGTCGCCTCTCGCCGATGCGCTCCCTCGGCTCATCCGGGATCTGGGAGCTGTTCGTCCCCGACGTTGCGCCAGGTGCCCTCTACAAGTTCGAGATCAAGACCCACGACGGTGGCCTGCGCTTCAAGGCAGATCCTCTGGCGCAGCTGGCCGAGCTTCCTCCGGCGACGGCGTCGGTGGTCAGCGAGTCGAGCCACGTGTGGCGCGACGGCAAGTGGATGACCGAGCGTGGCACCCAGGACGTGACGCGGCGTCCGATGAACATCTACGAGGTGCACCTCGGCTCGTGGAAGCGTGTGCCCGAAGAAGGGAACCGCTCCCTCAACTACCGTGAGGCGGCGGTGCAGCTCGTCGAGCACTGCAAACGCCTGGGTTTCACCCACATCGAGCTGATGCCAGTAGCCGAGCACCCGTTCTTCGGCTCGTGGGGTTATCAGGTCACGAGTTATTTCGCGCCGAGCACTCGTTATGGCTCACCCGACGATTTTCGCTGGTTGGTCGACCACTGTCACCAGAACGGCATCGGCGTCATCATCGACTGGGTCCCCGCGCATTTTCCGAAAGACGACTTCGCGCTGCGTCGTTTCGACGGCACGGCTCTGTATGAGCACGAAGATCCGCGGCTGGGCGAGCACCCCGATTGGGGCACGCTGATCTTCAACTTCGGCCGGCCCGAAGTGCGCAACTTCCTCCTGGCGAGCGCGCTCTACTGGCTCGTGGATTTGCACGTGGACGGCCTCCGGGTCGATGCCGTCGCCTCGATGCTCTACCTCGACTACAGCCGGGCCGAGGGCGAGTGGTTACCGAACGAACACGGCGGGCGCGAGAACATCGCTGCCATCGAGTTCTTGAAGGCGACCAACCACATCATTCGCGAAGAGGTACCAGGGGCCTTCACGATCGCCGAGGAGAGCACCTCGTGGGCAGGGGTGACGCGCGACGCACGCGAGGGCGGCCTCGGCTTCACGTTCAAGTGGAACATGGGCTGGATGCACGACACCCTGGAGTACTTCCGGAAAGACCCGGTGCATCGTGGTTATCACCAGAACCAGCTCACGTTCTCGATGATCTACGAGTTCCACGAGCGTTTCATCAACAGCATCTCCCACGACGAGGTCGTGCACGGCAAGGGTTCGCTCTACTCCAAGATGCCCGGGGACCACTGGCAGAAGCTGGCGAACCTGCGGCTCTTGCACGCCTACCAGTACACCCGCCCGGGCAAGCAGCTGGTCTTCATGGGCAACGAGATCGGCCAGGAGCGCGAGTGGAACCACGACGGGAGCGTGGACTGGCACCTGCTCGAGGAGCCGGATCGCCGCAAGCTCCAGGTCTTCTTCGAGGCGCTCGGGCGCCTGTACGCGGGCACACCCGCGTTCTGGGAGAACGATCCGAACCCGTACTCGTTCGAGTGGATCGACTGCAGTGACAGCGCGAACTGTGTGTTCAGCTTCCTGCGTCGCGGCGGTGGGCAGCACGTCCTGGTGGTCATGAACATGACCCCCGTGCCGCGCATGGACTATCGCGTAGGCGCGCCGGAGCCGGGTTCCTACGTCGAGCTTCTCTCCACCGACGACGTGGCGTTCGGCGGCAGCGACGTCGAGACGGCTTCGTTGGTCGAGACCGAAGAGGTTCCGGCCCACGGCCGGCCGCAGTCGCTGCGGCTCACGCTGCCGCCCCTCGGCCTGTTGGTGCTCGGAAGACCCGAGCCCTAG
- a CDS encoding 6-phosphogluconolactonase, translating into MSSPSRPERWPPPSSQPPSTSAVLLTSRSPAVHARRDVSTLAESGLDIEQKISDAHVFRMLGELGAEAGARAYTEVLDAELGAGAPMDLVIAGLGNDGHTASLFPGTGAVRLPGRVVAVTPGGGSSRASASGATCCSRRGECCYWSVALANAPPWSRPSRPGTRT; encoded by the coding sequence GTGAGCTCGCCGAGCAGGCCCGAACGCTGGCCTCCACCATCATCGCAACCGCCATCGACCAGCGCGGTGTTGCTAACATCGCGCTCTCCGGCGGTCCACGCCAGGCGAGACGTATCGACTCTGGCTGAGAGCGGTCTCGACATCGAACAAAAGATCTCGGACGCTCACGTCTTCCGCATGCTGGGTGAGCTGGGCGCGGAGGCCGGGGCGCGTGCCTACACGGAGGTGCTCGACGCCGAGCTCGGTGCGGGGGCACCCATGGACCTGGTGATTGCTGGCCTCGGCAACGACGGGCACACCGCGTCGCTCTTTCCCGGCACCGGCGCCGTGCGTTTGCCCGGACGTGTCGTTGCCGTGACCCCAGGCGGAGGGTCGAGCCGCGCATCAGCCTCGGGCGCGACATGCTGCTCGCGTCGCGGCGAGTGCTGCTATTGGTCAGTGGCGCTGGCAAACGCTCCGCCCTGGTCCAGGCCCTCGCGGCCGGGGACGAGGACGTGA
- a CDS encoding glucose-6-phosphate dehydrogenase assembly protein OpcA has product MLARVFDDCGLRPALGRIRAIDIVHAERPGHVGAGVEAELLIAWLAARLGWDASLRDKSGTPVHVSVQSATRDGVLPGCLLRWCCTRS; this is encoded by the coding sequence ATGCTGGCGCGGGTGTTCGACGACTGCGGTCTGCGCCCGGCGCTCGGTCGGATCCGAGCGATTGACATCGTGCACGCCGAGCGCCCGGGGCACGTCGGCGCGGGCGTCGAAGCGGAGCTGCTGATCGCGTGGCTCGCGGCGCGGCTCGGCTGGGATGCGTCGCTCCGCGACAAGAGCGGAACGCCGGTTCACGTCAGTGTGCAGAGTGCAACGCGAGACGGCGTGTTGCCGGGCTGCCTGCTACGGTGGTGTTGCACGCGGAGTTGA
- a CDS encoding glutathione S-transferase: protein MSSSPRLVRLITIPISHYCERARWALDHAGLSFVEEQHLQMFHWRYVKAAGGTKTVPVLVLEDGGVLRDSSEIVRYASDATASGQGLYSGEPALDREILRLERGFCEPFGVEARRVMYYHFFRWGRPALRFNAGRAPRWERRVLELGFPLASRFMHRYLDISADTERAGRAVVDRVFDEVGERLAGGKRFLVGERFTAADLTFACGWRRR from the coding sequence GTGTCATCATCGCCGCGACTCGTGCGCCTGATCACCATCCCCATCAGTCACTACTGTGAGCGCGCACGCTGGGCGCTGGACCACGCGGGTTTGTCCTTCGTCGAAGAGCAGCACCTCCAGATGTTCCACTGGCGCTACGTCAAGGCGGCGGGTGGCACCAAGACCGTTCCCGTCTTGGTCCTCGAAGACGGAGGCGTCCTCCGCGATTCGTCCGAGATCGTGCGCTACGCCAGCGACGCTACCGCTTCGGGGCAAGGTCTCTACAGCGGGGAGCCCGCCCTGGATCGCGAGATCCTCCGCCTGGAGCGCGGCTTCTGCGAGCCGTTCGGGGTCGAGGCTCGCCGGGTCATGTACTACCACTTCTTCCGCTGGGGTCGCCCCGCGCTCCGCTTCAACGCAGGCCGTGCACCACGCTGGGAGCGTCGAGTGCTGGAGCTCGGGTTTCCGTTGGCCAGCCGCTTCATGCACCGCTACCTGGACATCAGCGCGGACACGGAGCGGGCGGGCCGCGCGGTGGTGGACCGCGTGTTCGACGAGGTCGGAGAGCGTCTCGCGGGTGGAAAGAGATTCTTGGTTGGCGAGCGTTTCACGGCCGCCGATCTGACGTTTGCTTGCGGCTGGCGGCGGCGCTGA